The sequence CCCGCAACTGGTGGTGATATTTTAGCTAAGGGTAAGGTTTCGTTTCCGAAGTCGCTACCGGAAGTAAAGGATTTTAGTAAGTCGAAAATAGCTTTAGATTTTGATGCTCGAATTGCTAATCCGCAAGCAATTGCTGCCAACTATGGCGTTACCGATGAGATGCTGAAGTTGGGAAGATTATTGGCTGAAGGTGAGGTTAGCGGTACGATTGCAAATCCTCAAGGCGCTTTATCGTGGGAGTTACCTAGAGCGGTAGCAGATATTGTTGGCAGAGTTTCTGGTGGTGGTAATGTTAGGTTAGCTGGTAATCGAGTTACTTCAAATAATACGATACAAACTGCTGAAGGTAAGGTAAATGTTGATGGTAGAGCCAATTTAGCTACGAATAATTGGAATGCTGCTGTTAATGCGAATCGTTTGGCTTTGAATCCGTTTTTGGCGAAAGTTGAAAATGTTGGGGAAAGGATTAAACAAAGTCGGATATTTTTACGACGTGCTGATATAAATTTAGCGGGAAGTTTAAATAATTTTAATCCAGGGAGCATTCGCGGTAATGCTGATGTCAATTTAAATATTAATCAAGGGAATGTTGCTGTCAACGGTAATTTAAATCGCGGAATTTTGACGGCGAATGCCAATGTTAGGGGAATTGGTTTAAATAAAATTGTGCCGGAGCTGCCTTTAGCTGTGACGGTTGCCAATACAAAGGCTAATGTTTCTGGTAGGTTGAATGATTTATTAGAATTTGAATCTATTGATAGTTTGGATAGTTTCCGCGCTTCCGTTAACGGAAATTTGATTTTACCGGAAGTTAAGGGAAGAGGTAGAGTTGATTTTAACGGGAATGGGAATTTTGCGACGAAGAATTGGAATTTGGTTGCGAATGCGAATTCTTTACCTATAAGTAGTTTATTGTCGGCAGAGCAAAGACAGCAATTTCGGTTAAATCAATTAAATCAGCCAGTTACTTTAAGGCGCGGCAATGTTAGATTGGCTGGAAATCTCGATATTATCAACGATTTTGATTTTAATAAGGTGAATGGTAATGCCGATTTAAATTTGGCTGTTAATAATGGTAGCGTGAGAGTTGACGGCAATTTGAATCGGGGAATATTACAAGCGAATGTCAACGCTAATAGTATTGCCGCAAATCCGTTTTTACCAGAATTACCCTTACCTGTAACGGTAGCGAATACCAGAGTTAATCTTTCTGGTAGAGTAAATCAGCTACTAGAATTTGAATCGATTGAAAACTTAGACAAATTAAATAGTTTCCGCGCTACTGCTAACGGAAGATTAATTGTACCCGGCAGCAGAGGGGATATTAATTTCAATGCGAATGGTAATTTAGCGACGAATAATTTACAAGCTGTTGTAAATGCAAATCGAATTTCGTTAAATCAACTTGTCGAAAATTCACCTTTACCTGTGACGGTGAATAATAGTAGAGTCAACGTTGCCGGTAAGATAAATCAGCTTTTAGCAAATAACTTTGATAATCTTAACGCCGATGTTAATGCTAATTTAACAGTTGCTCAAGGTAGTGTCAGAGCGATCGCCAACCTCAATAATGGTAGAATCGCTAGCAATATCAACGCTAATAATGTCAACACATCTGTATTATGTCGCAGTTTTGATATACGGTGTCCCGAACTTTCCCAACTATCGGCTAAATTAAACTTGGCAGGAGAAATTAAACCTTTACTTGAAGGGAATCCGATTTTAATTCAAGCCAACCAAGCTTATGTTAATACCCTGCAACAAGAATTAAACGCCAAAGGGCAAATTGTGATTGTACCAGGTGACGATGGTATATCTTCTTGGAATGTTGCCACCGATTTAAACGTTGATGCAAATTCTAACTTATCTAAAATTCCTTTAAAATCTATAGCGCGAGAGTTAGATGAAGAAGGTATACCAAAAATTAAAGGTAGAGCCAATTTTTCCGGTAGACTTATCGGCAGAAATTTAATTTCAGCACCTTTTGCTCCCGGTAACGTCAGATTAGCAGGAAATTTAAACTTAAGAAATCTGGCTTTAGATAATCGGATAAAATTTCAACCTTTATTACAAGGTCCTGTTGATATAAACTTAGGAAACAGCATCGAATTTGATTTGCAAGGTAAAACAGATCGAATCGCCGCTAGTTTACAACCTTGTAATCGAGAAAATTGTTTATCTCCTTATCTTCCCAGCTTTTTCGACCTCAGACAAGGAGTAAATACCCAAAATCCGATTCTGCTCGCAGGTAGAAGACAAGGGGATGTTTTAGATATCGATTTGAAAAATGCTTCCTTATCCTTATTAAATCTTGTTCCCGTTGTCGAAGAAACTATCGGTACTACCGTAGATGGTAAAGTAACCGGAAATCTGGATGTAAATCTTTTCAACTTAGCAACTGCTGGCAATATTCAAGTAGAAAATCCTGCAATTGGTGCTGTCAAAGCCGAAGAATTCGTTGCCGCTTTCTCTTATGATGGGGAAAATGCTCGTGTCGATGCAGCAACTTTGCAAATTGGTAAAACCGAATATGCTTTGCAAGGCAATTACAATTTAAAATCCCAGGATATTAACGGTAGATTGGTAGCAGATAATGCGAGAGTGCAAGATATTTTCGCTGCTGTTAATGTATTTAACTTGGAAGATTTGCAAGGTGGAGTTGATAATATATTAAATCCCGAATACGGTGATGCTGATAACTTACCAACTCAACCAGTTGGAAAACCTAATGCTCCTATATTAGAACAAATCCGCTTGTTTGCAGAAATTGTCAATCGCATTCAACAACAAGCTGCTTTACAGCAAGATGAAAATACGATTCAATTTGATATTCAAGGGGAATACGATGCCGAAGTTGCCGTTGCCGGAAAACTTACAAATCCCCAAGTTAATTTTCAGCTATTAGGTGACGATTGGCAATGGCGACCTCAAGAAGAATATGTTACATACAATGCCCGTAAAGGCGTTATTGTCAAACAAAATCAAGCTATAGATATTAGTAAAGTAGTTGCTAGGGGAAATTATAGCAACGGAATAATTAAATTAGATCCAGCACAAGTCAATGTGGAAGGTGGCGAAATTGCTGTTGATGGAAGTTTAGAATTAGATGGATTCAAATCCTTGGGAACAGTAAAAATTGCAAATCTTCCCGTAACTTTAGCCGAAAGGTTTGTTGATTTACCAGTTGATATCGGCGGCACCTTCAATTTACAAGCAAACCTCGGTGGAAGTGCATTCAAACCAGATATTCCGGAAGGTACATTTTCCTTAATTAACGGTACCATCAACAAAAAATCTTTAGGAGAATTAGCCGGAAATTTCAACTATCTTGATTCTACTGGTAGACTTGTTACCACTCCTAATTCCGTTGTTAAAGTTGATGCAACGGTTGCTTACCCCCTACAGCTAGATAGAAGAAATACCGTAGCAGTACAAGCTAAAATTGATAACCAAGCTTTTCAACTTTTAGATGCTTTCACGCAAAACCAACTGCAATGGGTTGATGGTAATGGAGAAGTTGCGATCGCGATTGATGGCGATTTAAATACCGAAGCCAATACAATTCGCGGAATATTGAGCGATCTAGTCGCAACAACTGCTATTAATATTGAAAATGCCACTATTAAAACTAAGCAGTTAGAAAGCGAGATTAAATTATCTGCTGTCGGTAACGCTGTTTTAGATGATGAAATTATTCAAGTAGAAGCAATATCCGGTAATTTAGCTAACAGCCCATTTAGTATCGCGGGCAATTTACCTATCTTTCAACCTCAAGGCAATCAACCCTTAACTGTAATTTTGGGTTCTAGGAATGCTAAATCTGAAGATATAATCTTTGAAGATATAGAACCTCAAAAAATTAAATTGAAAGGTTTATATAGCGGAGAAATTGCTTCTTATATAAACGTTTCCCGTACAGTATTGAATCCCGTAATTAGTGGAGATATTCTGTTACAAAAAGGCAAAGTTGATATCCCCAAACGCGAAGAAGAAAATACCGAAGAAGCAACAGCGAAATTAAAAAATGCCGCAAATGAAGTTGCAACTCAATCTAAACAATTAAACCAACCCCAACAGCCAAATGATTTACCTATTAACCCCACATTTGACAATTTTAAAGTCACTTTAGGTAGAGGTTTTAAATTTAGCCGCAGTCTACCGCGAGTTAACTTCCGCATGGCAGGGGATATTACAGTTAATGGTGGTTTAAATAATCTCCGGGGTAATGGACAAATTGAGCTTAAACGAGGTAGCTTGTTCCTACTAGAAAACTCATTCTTCATCACCCGCGATCGCAAACAAGTAGTTACATTTTCACCAAACCGCAGTTTACTAAATCCCCAACTTGATGTAGAATTACAGACTACAGTAGTTGACGCTCCAAACTTTGACCGTTTAGAAGCAGATAATAACGAAATACGAGATGATATTGTTGCAGCAGCGAACCCAGAACAAATTGATGTCAGAATTTTAGTTGAAGGTGAAGCAAACCAACTACTTGCTTCTTTAGGTAACAGTGCATCTGATGGAGATGCTTGCATAACATATCAAAGAAATGTCCGATTATCCGAATTAGGGACAAACGTTACCGAATCCGAAAATAAATTAAGAAAAGTTTCCGACTGCATCAACGCGAATAGTAAAGTAAGCATACAAACCAAAGATTTGCTTGATAACCCCGCAGTAGCATTAACAAGTATCCCCAGTCGTAGTAACAGTGAAATTTTATCGCTGCTAGGAAATCGTACTTTTGCAGCAATACAAAAACTCGAACAACAACTTACTAGCGGAAACGAAGCGGAATTGCTTGAATCTTTAGTATTAGACTATTTAGTTGCACCTTTAGAAACAGAAATTACCCAAGAATTTTTATATCAAGCTCAGAAGCCTGTAAACTCTTTGGGTAAATCAATTGGGTTAACCAGATTGCAGGTATTTCCTTCGTTTACAGGGTTAAAAGATATTAACGAAAATTCTTCAGCCAGATTTGTTTACGATTACGAAGCGGGTGAGTTTCGATTACAGTATGAAGCGAGATTTTAGTTCACGAAAGAAGAGGGAAGAAGAACCCACATTTAAAAAAGTGGGATTGAAATTGTGACTAATGCATCGCTGTGGGGGAGAAGGGTATTTTTCTTTTCCGGAGATGTCTAATGTAGAGACGTAGCACTGCTACGTCTCCGTAAGCTGTCAGAAATAAAAAATTGTTATTTCTTCAATCTCTCTAATTTTATAGATGATTAAACCTATTGCTTCTTACGCTTGAGACTAGATATTCCAATGCTACCTATAGCTAATAAACCTAACATAGAAGCCGGTTCTGGAACTGATTGCGAATCTACCGAAGCTATTCTTAAAGATACACCTCCGGCGTTATCACCGTAAGCGCTATCTCTGATTGAGAAGTTAACTAGAGTATCAGATGTAAGGGTAAAAGTGCTATCTACAGCATTCTGTAACGCTAGCAAAGGAGTACTATAAACACTTGGTGATGTATATTCTTCGGTAAAGTCTGTAGTAGATATAGTATATCTATTCATCCAACCTTGTCCATTGCCAGTACTTGTACCCCAAGCATTTCAACCATTATAATTGCCACCGTCGCTGACTCCGATGTAGTCAACTGAATAGGTTCCTGCTGATAAAGTTAATGAGATTGGACTATTTTGCCTAGCATCTATATCAACTATTTGGTTAAAAGTAGCAGCTTTTGCTTCTGTTTGAAATACACCGAAACTAACAGCAACACCAGCAGCAACCATCGCTAATTTATTGATTAATTTCATGACTTTGTTTTCTTCTCTTTATTTAAAAATGTTTTTTGTCTTTCTATATCAGTGATAATTCAATTTATCTCAATGTGCAATAGTTTGTTATCTACTTCGCAATCTTTTTATTATCTACAATCAAAAAAGTATTTAAAACAAGGATAAATGATTTAAATTCCAGGTAATACAAATATGATAGCAACAAAATAAAAAGTATTTGTTCCGCAAAAAAGCGAAATACCTGAAAAAATCTGAAAAAAACTGAATAATTATTTATCATTATTAATTGACTTAAATATTGAGCAAATATCAAATAAATTAATAATTGGTACCTTGCAAAGAGCTTTTCTATCTTTTTAAGTGTTTATACTGATGTCAAAATAAATTTTTGTTGAAAATATTTAAATAATACTAGTTTATTCCTAGTACTCCAGCAAGCTAACTATCCAGAGTGAATAAGGAGTAACAAAGTTCTTTACTTCCCCTTCTTCTGTTCGATTACTAGGAGCAATTGTATTGTCTACATGCTCGAATTTACGATATACATACAAATAAAAATGCTCCTAATTTTTCAAGTAAGAGCATGTTCTCAGTTTTCCTAAATTTAATTACTTCAGCACTTACCGTAACCGTCACAGCAACCTACAGCATAAATGTGCCAGTTGCGACTATTCCTATACTTATCTTCAAAATTTTCTGAATCCCCTTCTTCGCTTAATACAATCTCTCTTACTCTGGTAAAATAGCAGTTTTTAGTCGAGTCGAATACACTCTGAAAAGACAGCAATCCTTCTCCTTTATAACTGTCATGTGCAGGCAAGTACCCTCCACATTGTTTTAGGGATGTCAACCGTGTAAAATCGTCGTTCCTTCACCCTAGTCTTCGACAACCCGTGAGCCTCACTTTTGCGGGGGAACGGGAACATCTTCTATGAACTCTTCGGATAGGGCTTAGAGCAATTTAGTTCATACTTCCAAACTGGCTTCTAGGTAGAATTTTAAAACTTATGCTTACACCGTAGCCTTTGTCAAGCAGACGGAAGCAGGGTAAGGTTGAATTTTGATTGCATCCAAATGTAAAAAGCTATAATTTCAATTCACTTTGAACAGCATTCTCTCCTTCTCTTCCCCTTACTGTATGAAAAATATTAGATGCAACAAGGTTGAACGTAGTGAATAAACTTGACTTGACTCTAAACTATCTGTTCTTGACGCTTATAAATGAATAAACTAATAGCACCTACAGCGAATAAACTTATTACCGAAGTAGGTTCGGGAATTGATTGCGATGATAGTCTCAGAGATACACCGCCAACATTATCCTGATAGTAATTGTCCGCTATAAAAAAGTTAACTTTCGTATTTGATGCAAGGGTAAAAGATGTATCCACAGCATTCTGCATTGCTTGTAGAGGATTACGGTAGACACTAGGGCTGGAGAACATGTCACTAAAACCCTCGAAAGATATACGATAACTATTTATCCACCCTTTTCGACAGCCCTCTCCATGACTATTGCAAAAAGATGTGACTCCTTCTCCCCAGGCATTCCAAGCATCATAATTACCGCCATCACTCATTCCAATGTAATTAACTTTATAAGTTCCTGCTAATAGATTTAAAGAAATCGCATTGTTAGTGGTATTTTCTCTCGCATCTAAATTGACGATTCTACTGAAACTAGCTGCGTGTACCTCTGTTTGCATCAAACCAGAACTCATAGCCAGACTAGCGGCGAGTATTGCCAACTTGTTGAATATTTTCATCGAAAGCTTCTCTTCTTTAATTTGAAAGACTTAGCAAATCTTTCCGTACTTGTCAGTGATAATTGATATTTATCTTTGACGCAAGGGATTATTGAGTATTTTGTAAAAGCTTTATGAAATCTATTTTTCTATACTGAGATAAAATAAAAAAAGCATCAATAATTGACCTAATACGTTTTAAAAGCTTTATGAAAATAGTTGCTTATGTATTTAACCGCATTCATCTATTAATTTTCATCAAAACTATTTAAAAAGTAATAGTTATATTTGCGGCTATATTCTTATTTATGCCTTAATTGATCTTAGCTTTTTTATTGTTAGTGATAGGGTAAACTAATTTTACGTAAAAGCACTATCAATGTTTAGTATCTATTTAAGCTATTTTCATGAGTTATTCTTAAAAATTTCTCAATATCTTTACTTACCTGTAATACTTTTTCTTCAGGAGTCTGGGGCATTTCTTTCGATTTATTTTTAATTGCATTTTGAATATCGCGAGCCAGTTGAGTTACTTCCTCGACTTTTATAATCCAGTTATTTGCGTAACTCTGTACTACGCTACCGCGAATACCCAATTGCAATGCGCGATGCTCCAAACGTCGTAAGGACAAATCTCTATCGGGGTCCCATTGATACCTTACCTCAGATTTGTCTAAACTTCTTTTCCAATCTCTTTCTGATGCAAAAATATCTCTGTCGAATGATGTTGGTATTGCTTGCTTAAGAATCTCCTGAAAACCTTCATGGGTGAGCTTGATTTTTAAGATAGATTCTTGTCTATGTTTTGTTGCATAACCAGAACGATACAGCATCCAACCAAATGAAGGCTTAATCCAGGTCATTCTTTCCATATTAAAACCCTTACCAAAAGTTCCTTTACGTAAAGCTTCTTCCGCTATAGAAGGTTTGAAAGCTTGATATACATAAATTCCTTCGCTGTCATAAGCTGCTAGTATTTGTCGCTGCATCTACTAAAAACTTTTTTAATCTATTTTAGAATACATATATTACATTGTAGCACAGAGGGCTAATTAGTACTTTTTCAAACCAAGATTAGCGGGTTAAGTTGGAGAGGGTTAATATTATGTCCGATTAAACAGTTATCATACCTGTGAGGGCAAAGCAATAAGTAATCAGGGCAGCATATTATGTTGGTAATAACCGCTATCTTTTCAATAGAGTTATAAGTACTTAGACAAAATTAATTGTATATTTGTCATTGCGAGTCGAACGGAGTGACACAAATAATTTTGCATACCCACTTATCGTAAGTAATTAACCGGACTTGAGATAAGAAAAGGTTGTTTACGATGCATCCCGGCTTTCTAGATTTGGTGAACTACTAGATAAGTTCTGAAAAATAAAATAACCTTGGATAATATTTTTATCCAAAGCTATCTGACAGCATAAAGTGGTAATTATTTGTGTGAATTTTTTTGAGCAAACCATATCGGACGTTCGCCATCTAAGACCGCTCTGATGGAGGGTTGCGCCTCCCCTCGATGGCGACGAAACAGAGGAAACGATAAAAACTCCATAACGTCCAAATTTATTAAATTATCGCACTGTCCGAACACCTGCCAATTCGTTCTTCTTCGGCATTCGATAATGGGTCACTGCGGCATAACTCCCATCCAGTACTGTTGCTCTGAATCAACTTCAGACTATCTAAATCCGTAGCATAACTCAATCAAGAGTTGCAAGCTGACTAATTTAAGATATTATTGCTATTAGAAACATTCTGAGCAAACCATATCGGACGTTCGCCATCTAAGACCGCTCTGATGGAGGGTTGCGCCTCCCCTCGATGGCGACGAAACAGAGGAAACGATAAAAACTCCACAACGTCCAAGGCTATTAAATTATTACACTGTCCGAACACCTGCCAATTCGTTCTTCTTCGGTATTCAATAATGGGTCACTGCGGCATAACCCCCATCCAGTGCTGTTGCTCTGTTCCTTACATTTATAACAATATCAAGGATATTTCAGAAATTTGTCGCTCTAAGGTTCTATTGTTGATAATACTTTGGGTAGAACTGCTCAAGTAGTACAATTATTCCTTATAGGTGTAACGAGATGTTAATAAAATTGCGATCGCTGTTTTGAATAAACCTGCAAACCAAAGCTGACTCTACAATGTTGACAATCCAAGCTTATGATACCTCCGACATAGAAGCAGTTATTAAGCTGTGGTGGAAAACTTGGCACAATACATTTCCTGAGATTAGACAGAATGTAGTTTCCGGAGCCACCATCAAAGACATCGTTGCTATTGTAAAATCTCCCGATTGTAAATTAATCAGAAATCATTAATTTCATCTTTGTTGCTTATCTTCTTTTGAAAGTAGAATCGAGAGATTATCGGAAATGAATCGAGAATAACTAGAGAAATCGAAATCAGTTATCAACTAACAACTAACCACTATCTATCCACAGAACCCATCACTACATCAATACTTCCTAAAATCACAAAAATATCTGCAACTTTTACACCTTTTATTAATTGCGGTAATGCTTGTAAATTGTTGAAATCTGCGGGACGAATTTTCCAACGGTGAGGAAAAGCGTTGTCGTCACCAACTAAATAAATTCCTAATTCTCCTCTGCCAGATTCGACACGAACGTAATGTTCTCCCTTGGGAATCTTAAATGTAGGTGCAACTTTCTTGGCAATATATTGATAATCAAAACTATTCCATTCTGACTTTTTACCTTCTGCGATACGCTTCGCTTCTAAATTTTCATAAGCACCACCCGGTAAACCTGCAATGGCTTGTTTAATAATACTTATAGACTCGCGCATCTCCCCCATTCGCACTAGATAACGAGCTAAACAATCGCCGCTTTTATTCCACTGAACTTCCCAATCAAAATCGTCATAACATTCATAACGATCAACCTTGCGTAAATCCCACTTTACCCCAGAAGCCCGCAGCATGGGGCCGGAAATACCCCAATTAATTGCTTCTTCCCGACTGAGAACTCCTACGCCTTCAACTCGACGACAAAATATCGGATTATTGGTAATTAATTTCTCATATTCATCTACTTTAGGTAAAAAATAATCACAAAATTCTTTACATTTAATTACCCAACCATAAGGAAGATCGACAGCAACACCACCGATGCGAAAATAATTGTGGTTAACCATGCGGTATCCCGTAGCAGCTTCAAACAAATCGAGAATCATTTCCCTATCCCGAAGCGTATAGAAAAAAGGACTGTGTGCCCCGATATCACTAATAAAAGGTCCCAACCACAGCAAATGATTCACAATTCGCGCCAATTCCAGCATGATTGCTCGGATATAGCTAGCACGCTTAGGAATTTGGATATCAGCTAATTTCTCAACAGCATTAACTGTAACTGCTTCGTTGAACATGCCACCATAATAATCCCAGCGACTAACGTAAGGAACGTACATGATATTAGTGCGATTTTCAGCGATTTTCTCCATTCCCCGATGTAGATATCCTAAAACAGGTTCGCAATCTACTACATCTTCTCCATCAAGCGTGACAACGATTCTGAAACAGCCATGCATCGCAGGATGATGGGGACCAAAATTAATCGTCATCGGCTCGGTTTTGGTTTCTATTCTGGGCATCAGGAAGTACCATTAACTGCTTTTACTTCCTAATATGGCGATCGCCTTTATCGTTGTCTTGTAGATTCGTCCAATTTTTTGCACATTATTGAGATATTTTGACTTCTTTGTTTGAACTTAATTTTTGCAGAGCCTCTGCTAGTGTTCCGTTAAAAGATTACCTATGTTTGAGAGAGGGCAGAGGGGAAAGAGAGGGGAGAATATTTTTAATATTTCCACACACCCATCAAAATTATTTTCTCCCCCTGCTCCCCTGCTTCCCTTGCTCCCCCTGCTTGTCAAAACCCAGCATATTAATGAAAAGAAATACTAGCTTGTCCCATTAATCTTGATGGGTTAAGAAGTCGCTTCGTAGGTTGGGTTAAGCGAAGCGCAACCCAACTTTGGTGTTGGGTTACTCTAGGAGAAAGCTCCGCTTAGACTTCGTTCAAGCCAACCTACAATTATAAATATCAAACAGCTTGTAGCTTCTATCAAAAAATGGGACTCAAACCAGATGGAGCAACAAAAATTGGGCGTTGCTGATTAAAAGTATGAACAGCCCCCAACCCCCAATTCGGGGGGAGAAGTACATTTTAAAGTAGAACATACTTGGGGGATTTAGGGGGCTGCTGTTAGATAGTGATAATAAATTCATATCTCAATTCAGCAACGCCAAAAATTGATATTCGAGAAGACTTTGAACTCCGAGAAATTCGCTATTCACAAAACTTAACGTAAATCTTCCCCTCCGCGCACCTCCGCGTTAAACTCTGCCTACCTTTGCGTTTAAAATTCTTCCCTCAACCCATGATAGAACCTAAAATTATCGTAGATTCCCCACACCACAACGCTGAATGTCCGTTGTGGCATCCCCAGCAGCAGTATCTTTACTGGACGGATATTCCTCAAGGTAAACTGTATCGCTACAACCCACAAACAAATTCTCACGCACAAATCTATTCAGGAGAACCCGTTGGTGGTTTAACTATGCAAGCTGATGGTTCTTTAGTGCTATTCAAAACCAAAGGAACTATCGAGCAATGGAAAGAAGGTAAAATTACAACTTTAATCAACGAAATACCCGCAGAAAGACATACTCGTTTCAACGATGCGATCGCAGATCCAATGGGAAGAGTTTTTTCCGGTACAATGGCAAGTTCAGAAGACAAGGGAAGACTCTATCGTATAGATACCGATGGTTCGATTCATATAATTTTAGAAGAACTTTTGGTTCCCAACGGTATGGGTTTTTCCCCAGATTTAAAATATTTTTATCTTACCGACTCCGACACCCGCACCATCTACCGTTTTAATTACAACCAAGAAACGGGCGATATTACCAACCAGCAAAATCATATACTTGTCCCCGAAGAAGAAGGAGTTCCCGACGGAATGACAGTTGATGCGAATGGTTACATTTGGTCGGCTCGTTGGGATGGTAAACATTTGTACCGTTACGCTGCTG comes from Rivularia sp. PCC 7116 and encodes:
- a CDS encoding PEP-CTERM sorting domain-containing protein (PEP-CTERM proteins occur, often in large numbers, in the proteomes of bacteria that also encode an exosortase, a predicted intramembrane cysteine proteinase. The presence of a PEP-CTERM domain at a protein's C-terminus predicts cleavage within the sorting domain, followed by covalent anchoring to some some component of the (usually Gram-negative) cell surface. Many PEP-CTERM proteins exhibit an unusual sequence composition that includes large numbers of potential glycosylation sites. Expression of one such protein has been shown restore the ability of a bacterium to form floc, a type of biofilm.) → MKIFNKLAILAASLAMSSGLMQTEVHAASFSRIVNLDARENTTNNAISLNLLAGTYKVNYIGMSDGGNYDAWNAWGEGVTSFCNSHGEGCRKGWINSYRISFEGFSDMFSSPSVYRNPLQAMQNAVDTSFTLASNTKVNFFIADNYYQDNVGGVSLRLSSQSIPEPTSVISLFAVGAISLFIYKRQEQIV
- a CDS encoding DUF4291 domain-containing protein, which produces MQRQILAAYDSEGIYVYQAFKPSIAEEALRKGTFGKGFNMERMTWIKPSFGWMLYRSGYATKHRQESILKIKLTHEGFQEILKQAIPTSFDRDIFASERDWKRSLDKSEVRYQWDPDRDLSLRRLEHRALQLGIRGSVVQSYANNWIIKVEEVTQLARDIQNAIKNKSKEMPQTPEEKVLQVSKDIEKFLRITHENSLNRY
- a CDS encoding NAD(P)H-quinone oxidoreductase subunit H — its product is MPRIETKTEPMTINFGPHHPAMHGCFRIVVTLDGEDVVDCEPVLGYLHRGMEKIAENRTNIMYVPYVSRWDYYGGMFNEAVTVNAVEKLADIQIPKRASYIRAIMLELARIVNHLLWLGPFISDIGAHSPFFYTLRDREMILDLFEAATGYRMVNHNYFRIGGVAVDLPYGWVIKCKEFCDYFLPKVDEYEKLITNNPIFCRRVEGVGVLSREEAINWGISGPMLRASGVKWDLRKVDRYECYDDFDWEVQWNKSGDCLARYLVRMGEMRESISIIKQAIAGLPGGAYENLEAKRIAEGKKSEWNSFDYQYIAKKVAPTFKIPKGEHYVRVESGRGELGIYLVGDDNAFPHRWKIRPADFNNLQALPQLIKGVKVADIFVILGSIDVVMGSVDR
- a CDS encoding SMP-30/gluconolactonase/LRE family protein; its protein translation is MIEPKIIVDSPHHNAECPLWHPQQQYLYWTDIPQGKLYRYNPQTNSHAQIYSGEPVGGLTMQADGSLVLFKTKGTIEQWKEGKITTLINEIPAERHTRFNDAIADPMGRVFSGTMASSEDKGRLYRIDTDGSIHIILEELLVPNGMGFSPDLKYFYLTDSDTRTIYRFNYNQETGDITNQQNHILVPEEEGVPDGMTVDANGYIWSARWDGKHLYRYAADGTEVLRIEFPALKVSCLAFGGSDYSEIYVTTAGGYDRSQEGAGAGAIFHLQADIKGVPEFTSRIFID